One segment of Paenibacillus sp. FSL R7-0337 DNA contains the following:
- a CDS encoding DUF6470 family protein — MQSVLQIRQKPAILGIDADLGAFSITQPKAEVTITTTPGELKVQSTSPELTIDQTRARAAYNGGSVLDMNKRIYSGIQQLYLQAIARRVEQGTRMAEFFKPGNTIAEVYGMDTEPNSFPEPCGNASYDNVDIHFETRAPEISFRAAKVDIQVERHRPETDYKRGKLDIYMQQYASVQFIPPELNVQM; from the coding sequence GTGCAATCTGTTCTGCAAATTCGACAGAAGCCTGCGATTCTTGGGATTGATGCTGACTTAGGAGCCTTTTCTATAACTCAGCCCAAAGCAGAGGTTACTATTACAACTACACCTGGGGAACTGAAGGTTCAATCTACTAGTCCAGAGTTGACAATTGATCAGACAAGAGCGCGTGCCGCTTATAATGGTGGCAGTGTCTTAGACATGAACAAAAGAATTTACTCTGGAATTCAGCAGCTATATCTCCAAGCGATAGCCCGCAGAGTGGAGCAGGGAACTCGTATGGCTGAGTTTTTTAAACCGGGAAATACAATTGCAGAAGTCTATGGAATGGATACAGAACCTAATTCATTTCCAGAGCCGTGCGGTAATGCGTCATATGATAATGTAGACATTCACTTTGAGACAAGAGCTCCAGAAATCAGCTTCAGAGCAGCAAAGGTAGATATTCAGGTCGAACGGCACCGCCCAGAAACAGATTATAAACGCGGAAAACTTGATATCTATATGCAGCAATATGCTTCTGTGCAGTTTATTCCGCCGGAATTGAACGTTCAAATGTGA
- a CDS encoding ComF family protein: MRNLSSWMKQARSLIAPSQSECLFCGHRGRPSPEWPGICVHCQSSIPWIHVPRCQICGRHVGCPDCSRSHGPLPIRCNRSAVAYTSDMREILGQYKYRGNERLAPLLGLMLDRAYAFLQYEQSGQQLNGALQSNLFSKLFPVLHSKLRMRSNLWQADLLVPVPVSAVRLSERGFNQAERLAEVVSLHRAVPQLPLLVRTHHTAKQSFKSRRERLADMKHAFAGNTDPVVLQSLKELLNSSMTHQLEQRPLRVIIVDDIYTTGSTIRACAGALQQLCRSLDCTAEIYSLTWARS; the protein is encoded by the coding sequence ATGCGAAACCTGTCCTCATGGATGAAGCAAGCCCGCTCCCTAATTGCGCCTTCGCAGTCGGAATGTCTGTTCTGCGGCCACAGAGGCCGTCCTTCCCCCGAATGGCCCGGAATCTGCGTACATTGCCAGAGCAGCATTCCATGGATTCACGTTCCCCGGTGCCAGATCTGCGGGCGTCATGTGGGCTGCCCCGATTGCAGCCGCAGCCATGGGCCCTTACCGATCCGGTGCAACCGGAGTGCAGTAGCTTACACCAGTGATATGCGAGAAATACTAGGCCAGTATAAATACCGGGGGAATGAGCGGCTCGCACCCCTGCTCGGTCTGATGCTGGACAGGGCATACGCGTTTCTGCAATACGAACAGAGCGGACAACAACTGAACGGAGCGTTACAGAGCAACCTTTTTAGCAAACTATTCCCGGTATTGCATTCAAAGCTTCGGATGCGTTCTAACCTGTGGCAAGCCGACCTGCTGGTCCCTGTGCCTGTGAGCGCTGTCCGCCTGTCTGAGCGGGGCTTCAATCAGGCGGAGCGGCTGGCAGAAGTAGTATCCTTGCACAGAGCAGTCCCACAGCTTCCACTATTGGTCCGTACCCATCACACTGCCAAGCAGAGCTTCAAAAGCAGAAGGGAGAGGCTGGCCGATATGAAGCATGCTTTTGCCGGAAATACAGATCCGGTAGTTCTGCAAAGTCTGAAAGAACTCCTGAATTCCAGTATGACGCATCAGCTTGAACAGCGCCCCCTGCGAGTTATTATTGTCGATGATATCTACACTACGGGGAGTACGATTCGTGCCTGCGCCGGGGCGCTTCAGCAGCTCTGCCGCAGCCTGGATTGCACTGCCGAGATATACTCTCTGACCTGGGCGCGTTCCTAG
- the flgK gene encoding flagellar hook-associated protein FlgK, whose amino-acid sequence MTSTFHSIETARRSLFTQTAALNTTGHNIANANTEGYTRQRVNMKAAIPIEAYGMNNSTMPGQLGTGVEFTSIERIREMFLDDQFRGENSASGNWSIQSDTLDKLEAIVNEPSDTGVRIVLDNFWKSWSDLSKNPEDPTARKIVVQTAQALTDAMNYMSTQLSNLDRDLSTNIDVKGKEIQSYLSSIADLNQSISKIEGMGDKANDLRDQRDLLTDKLSKIANITILDTDAGYNISLGTQPLVQGATVTAAVDSTFLNTAFASGDLKAGEAYGMLFSKNTYVADYRKQLDAMANTIANGEVQVTIPAGSNLPAGTTVLKDSEIINADGTKTTLPAGSAVPNPLPGDLRTTVKGLNGLHQLGYALNGTSGRPFFTSAVAGEAITAANLKLNPEIAADPTLFATSLRTTSDTSGNISVVKGNNTLALLFSNMKDNNTFATADGTKTGTVGSYLSSMVGQLGIQSQEATRQASNSDYLVDQVSSRRQSVSGVSLDEEMSNMLVFQHAYSAAARFMTTYDQMLDKLINSTGMVGR is encoded by the coding sequence ATGACATCTACATTCCACTCCATCGAGACCGCAAGACGAAGCCTGTTTACCCAGACCGCGGCGCTCAACACCACCGGCCACAACATTGCCAACGCCAACACGGAGGGATATACCCGCCAGCGTGTGAATATGAAGGCAGCCATCCCGATTGAAGCCTATGGTATGAATAACTCGACGATGCCAGGGCAACTGGGGACTGGGGTTGAATTCACTTCCATCGAGCGGATTCGGGAGATGTTCCTGGACGATCAGTTCCGCGGGGAGAACTCGGCAAGCGGGAACTGGAGCATTCAGTCGGATACCTTGGATAAGCTGGAAGCGATTGTGAATGAGCCTTCAGATACCGGTGTCCGTATCGTGCTGGATAACTTCTGGAAATCCTGGTCGGACCTCAGTAAGAACCCGGAAGATCCCACAGCCCGCAAAATCGTCGTTCAGACAGCCCAGGCCCTCACGGACGCCATGAACTATATGAGTACACAACTCAGCAATCTGGACCGCGATCTCAGCACCAACATTGACGTCAAAGGCAAAGAGATCCAGAGCTATCTCAGCTCTATCGCTGACCTCAATCAATCCATCTCCAAGATAGAAGGCATGGGCGACAAAGCCAATGATTTGCGCGACCAGCGCGATCTGTTGACGGACAAGCTGTCCAAGATTGCCAATATTACCATTCTGGATACAGATGCCGGATATAACATCTCACTGGGCACACAGCCGTTAGTTCAAGGAGCAACCGTAACTGCGGCTGTAGACAGTACTTTTCTTAATACTGCCTTCGCCTCCGGCGATCTGAAGGCCGGTGAAGCTTATGGGATGCTTTTCTCCAAAAACACCTATGTAGCAGATTACAGAAAGCAGCTCGACGCGATGGCCAATACCATTGCCAATGGTGAAGTGCAGGTGACCATACCGGCAGGCTCTAACCTGCCAGCAGGAACCACTGTGCTCAAGGATTCAGAGATTATTAATGCGGATGGCACCAAAACAACTCTACCAGCAGGAAGCGCGGTACCTAACCCGTTGCCGGGTGATCTAAGAACAACAGTCAAAGGTCTGAATGGACTCCATCAGCTGGGGTACGCATTAAATGGGACTTCGGGCCGGCCGTTCTTCACCTCTGCGGTTGCCGGAGAAGCAATCACTGCTGCCAATCTCAAGCTGAATCCGGAAATCGCTGCTGATCCCACGCTGTTTGCTACTTCCTTGCGTACTACTTCAGATACCTCAGGCAATATATCCGTAGTAAAAGGAAATAACACCCTGGCGCTGCTGTTCAGCAACATGAAGGATAACAATACGTTTGCTACAGCGGACGGCACCAAAACCGGTACGGTTGGATCATATCTCAGCTCCATGGTTGGACAATTGGGTATCCAGTCTCAAGAAGCCACACGCCAGGCCAGCAACTCGGATTACTTGGTAGATCAGGTGAGTTCCCGTCGCCAATCTGTAAGTGGTGTGTCGCTTGATGAAGAAATGTCCAATATGCTGGTGTTCCAGCATGCATACAGCGCCGCTGCGCGTTTCATGACAACCTATGATCAGATGCTAGATAAATTAATTAATTCTACCGGCATGGTCGGAAGATAA
- the flgM gene encoding flagellar biosynthesis anti-sigma factor FlgM produces the protein MKINDAGRINAINPYQRSAESQRQEQMKKSTRKDEVSISDEAIKLLQAQKSGKIDTERANKIESLKQQVSAGTYQVDAAKLAETLAPYFKQSSEN, from the coding sequence ATGAAAATTAACGATGCCGGACGAATCAATGCGATTAATCCATACCAACGAAGTGCGGAATCGCAAAGGCAGGAACAGATGAAGAAAAGTACACGCAAGGATGAGGTATCGATTTCGGATGAAGCCATTAAGCTGCTTCAGGCACAGAAGAGCGGGAAGATTGACACTGAACGTGCGAACAAGATCGAGAGCCTGAAACAGCAAGTATCCGCAGGTACCTACCAGGTTGACGCAGCCAAGCTCGCCGAGACACTCGCCCCCTACTTTAAGCAATCCTCCGAGAATTAG
- a CDS encoding helicase-related protein, with product MKVAVYVVTQGGDWQARISLNLAVDELWWAGEAEGLVMLSRSLPLGWAVKLATVCKFTNQMQRWDEAAWVKYTAALLKAEIRAEQAAGGARGAGWPFEEVVVYRLPGDRGWGGDGELGGVRGNAQESLWRSELEVLAAEADRLVAALDGRSLLQGEAEALVAEQLPELAENWRAAAQLAYLQGRLRLTAAVLAPAGAARPGLCRREVPRCLRCGSVPTGRTACAACGLAGCAYCEACLALGRSRACALLLRSAPLPAVRCTAGLSPTVAARRWGLSAAQAAAAAAALGFLAEPRRRSASPGPERFLLWAVTGAGKTEMIFPLLDAALAAGGRVLIATPRRDVVLELAPRLAKAFPADVPAVLYGGSEDRLRRSRITLATTHQLLRFGQAFDLVIIDEIDAFPYHNDPMLDYAARQVCKPGGRVILLSATPPAELQRLARSGRLPHARVPVRFHGHPLPVPRHIRIPPLHRCLKQGRIPAGLRSALQHSLDRKAQLFLFVSRIAHIEGLLQLLRRMFPGISIEGTSSQDPGRAEKVLKFRDGTISLLVTTTILERGVTVPHSDVFILDADSGLFDEAALVQMAGRAGRSKDDPAGNVIFASAEWTRSQRAAISQIRSMNSIARRQGYLKS from the coding sequence TTGAAGGTAGCAGTGTATGTGGTGACGCAGGGCGGGGACTGGCAGGCTCGGATTTCACTGAATCTGGCGGTGGATGAATTATGGTGGGCGGGTGAGGCGGAGGGGCTTGTGATGCTCTCCCGGTCACTACCGCTGGGCTGGGCGGTGAAACTGGCAACAGTTTGCAAGTTCACGAACCAGATGCAGCGCTGGGATGAGGCAGCCTGGGTGAAGTACACCGCAGCTCTCTTGAAGGCGGAGATCCGAGCGGAGCAGGCTGCTGGAGGGGCACGGGGAGCGGGTTGGCCTTTTGAGGAGGTTGTGGTGTATAGGCTGCCGGGAGACAGGGGATGGGGTGGGGATGGGGAATTGGGAGGTGTCAGGGGGAACGCACAGGAGAGCTTATGGAGGAGTGAGCTGGAGGTACTTGCAGCGGAAGCTGACCGGCTGGTTGCGGCGCTGGACGGGCGTTCCTTGCTTCAGGGTGAAGCAGAGGCTCTTGTGGCCGAGCAGCTCCCGGAGCTGGCGGAGAATTGGCGGGCTGCGGCGCAGCTCGCCTACCTCCAGGGACGGCTACGCCTTACGGCCGCCGTCCTGGCCCCTGCGGGCGCCGCACGGCCAGGCCTGTGCCGCCGCGAAGTGCCGCGCTGCCTGCGTTGCGGCAGCGTACCCACGGGCCGCACGGCCTGCGCCGCGTGCGGCCTTGCCGGCTGCGCCTATTGCGAGGCCTGCCTCGCACTGGGGCGCAGCCGGGCTTGTGCGCTGCTGCTGCGCAGCGCACCGCTGCCGGCCGTGCGCTGCACGGCCGGCCTATCCCCCACCGTAGCGGCACGCCGGTGGGGGCTTAGCGCAGCGCAGGCAGCAGCCGCCGCCGCTGCGCTGGGGTTCCTGGCGGAGCCGCGCAGGCGCTCCGCCAGCCCGGGCCCAGAGCGGTTCCTGCTCTGGGCAGTGACGGGAGCGGGGAAGACAGAGATGATCTTCCCGCTCCTGGACGCGGCGCTCGCGGCCGGAGGCCGGGTGCTGATCGCCACGCCGCGGCGTGACGTCGTGCTGGAGCTTGCGCCGCGCCTGGCGAAGGCATTCCCGGCGGATGTCCCCGCCGTGCTGTACGGAGGCAGCGAGGACCGCTTGCGCCGCAGCCGGATCACCCTAGCGACCACGCACCAGCTGCTGCGGTTTGGTCAGGCCTTCGATCTGGTCATCATCGATGAGATCGATGCGTTTCCCTATCACAACGATCCTATGCTGGACTATGCTGCAAGGCAGGTCTGCAAGCCCGGCGGACGAGTCATCCTTCTCTCTGCTACGCCGCCTGCAGAGCTGCAGCGCCTCGCCCGCTCCGGCAGATTGCCGCATGCAAGGGTGCCGGTCCGGTTTCACGGCCATCCCTTGCCGGTACCGCGCCATATCCGGATACCACCGCTTCATCGCTGCCTGAAGCAGGGCAGAATTCCGGCAGGACTGCGTTCAGCGCTGCAGCATTCCCTTGACCGTAAGGCACAGCTTTTCCTCTTCGTCTCCCGGATTGCCCATATTGAGGGACTGCTGCAGCTGCTGCGGCGGATGTTCCCCGGGATTTCTATAGAGGGAACCTCCTCTCAAGACCCGGGCAGAGCAGAGAAGGTTCTTAAGTTCCGGGATGGCACCATTTCCCTGCTGGTAACGACAACGATACTGGAGCGTGGGGTCACGGTACCGCATAGTGATGTGTTTATTCTGGATGCGGACAGCGGACTCTTTGATGAGGCAGCCTTGGTGCAGATGGCGGGCCGGGCGGGACGCTCCAAGGATGATCCGGCAGGCAATGTCATCTTCGCTTCTGCAGAGTGGACCCGCTCGCAGCGCGCCGCCATATCACAAATCCGCAGTATGAATTCGATCGCCCGCAGACAGGGATATCTCAAGTCTTAA
- a CDS encoding flagellar protein FlgN — MALTTLLELLERLDEAHVQMLDLAAVKKQTIMDNKVEGLIDILNRESKLMKVIGQLEERRAEAAFEFLQGVGIRSNLNLNLTELSRLVFDPEDKSRLLHIQQKLSGTLQQLKKANELNQKLIEQSLTFIDYSLDLLVGRPNQEMTYHHPSDKGSSVTRPGLFDARG; from the coding sequence ATGGCACTTACAACATTATTAGAATTGCTTGAGCGGCTGGACGAGGCGCATGTGCAGATGCTGGATCTGGCCGCAGTCAAGAAACAGACCATTATGGACAATAAGGTAGAGGGTCTCATTGATATCCTGAACCGTGAGTCCAAGCTGATGAAGGTGATTGGACAGCTGGAAGAACGGCGTGCAGAAGCGGCCTTCGAGTTTTTGCAGGGGGTTGGAATCCGTTCCAATCTGAATCTGAATCTTACCGAGCTGTCCCGCCTTGTATTTGATCCCGAAGACAAATCACGCCTGCTGCATATTCAGCAGAAGCTTTCCGGCACATTGCAGCAATTAAAAAAGGCCAATGAGCTGAATCAGAAGCTGATTGAGCAGTCGCTTACCTTTATAGATTATTCCCTGGATTTGCTTGTCGGAAGACCAAATCAGGAAATGACGTACCATCATCCGTCCGACAAGGGCAGCAGTGTAACTCGGCCGGGTCTTTTTGATGCCCGTGGATAA
- a CDS encoding sensor histidine kinase, whose translation MEFQADAIDRVIKNTIDVMESSKYQIFEILQVARDELAALNKELQRVMEETDETLQKVDKLEQQYHRSRIRLTEVSRDFVRYTEKDIRIAYEKATELQLELMMTREREAYLRNRRDELQMRVRSVENSVERAESIGSQMSVVLEYLSGELGQVTRIVESAKNRQMIGLKIILAQEEERKRIAREIHDGPAQMLANLVLRTEIVERMLVKQEFGLVQAEVIDLKGQVRYSLEEMRKVIFNLRPMALDDLGLIPTLRKYVHDYEEKTKIRTSFETRGKEHRLSSAMEAAVYRLVQEGLSNAAKHAYPSYVLVEITYQAQLIKIVVKDNGLGFNVKKISEQANRESFGLVGMRERVELLEGRMEIQSAENQGTTIVIHIPTNVEKGKE comes from the coding sequence GTGGAATTTCAAGCCGATGCGATAGATCGGGTGATTAAAAACACCATCGATGTGATGGAGAGCAGCAAGTATCAGATATTCGAAATATTGCAGGTGGCACGGGATGAGCTTGCTGCACTCAACAAAGAGCTGCAGCGAGTCATGGAAGAAACGGATGAAACATTGCAAAAGGTAGACAAGCTGGAGCAGCAGTACCACCGCTCCCGGATCCGGCTGACAGAGGTCAGCCGGGATTTTGTCCGCTACACGGAGAAGGACATACGGATTGCCTATGAGAAGGCGACAGAGCTGCAACTTGAGCTGATGATGACCAGGGAGAGGGAGGCTTATCTGCGGAACAGACGCGATGAACTGCAAATGCGTGTTCGCAGTGTCGAAAATTCTGTAGAACGTGCCGAATCAATTGGTTCGCAAATGAGCGTTGTCCTGGAATATCTGTCTGGAGAACTAGGTCAAGTGACGCGAATTGTCGAATCTGCGAAGAACCGCCAGATGATTGGACTCAAAATAATCCTGGCTCAGGAAGAGGAACGGAAAAGAATTGCCCGGGAAATTCATGACGGGCCTGCTCAAATGCTGGCGAATCTAGTCCTAAGGACGGAAATTGTAGAAAGAATGCTGGTAAAGCAGGAATTTGGGCTGGTACAAGCCGAAGTAATAGACTTAAAGGGGCAGGTAAGATACAGCCTGGAAGAAATGCGCAAGGTGATTTTCAACCTGCGTCCGATGGCGCTTGATGATTTGGGGCTGATTCCGACTCTGCGGAAGTATGTGCATGATTATGAGGAGAAGACGAAGATCCGTACCTCTTTTGAAACCAGGGGGAAGGAGCACCGGTTGTCCTCGGCGATGGAAGCAGCGGTATACCGGCTGGTTCAGGAGGGGCTGTCCAATGCGGCGAAGCATGCTTATCCGAGCTACGTACTGGTAGAGATTACTTATCAGGCTCAATTGATCAAGATTGTCGTGAAAGACAATGGCTTAGGCTTCAATGTGAAAAAAATCAGTGAACAAGCCAACCGGGAAAGCTTCGGTCTGGTGGGTATGCGCGAACGCGTGGAATTGCTGGAAGGAAGAATGGAAATACAGTCAGCCGAGAACCAGGGCACAACAATCGTAATTCACATTCCGACGAATGTGGAAAAGGGAAAGGAGTAA
- a CDS encoding response regulator transcription factor — protein MENQNSGKAPIKVLLADDHQLFREGLKRILNMEDDIEVIGECGDGIQVLEFCNGNKPDIVLMDINMPIENGVEATQKLREMFPDVKVIILSIHDDESYVFETLRKGANGYLLKDMEAESLINAIRSVCEGHAFIHPKVTGKLINQLRRMTYLNETGAMAETAVKEAGVKFVAGDNNPLTRREAEVLRLMAEGKSNKMIGEYLFISEKTVKNHVSSILQKMEVDDRTQAVINSIKYGWVTL, from the coding sequence ATGGAGAACCAAAACTCTGGCAAAGCGCCCATTAAAGTTCTTTTGGCCGATGATCATCAATTGTTTCGTGAAGGGCTCAAGCGTATTTTGAATATGGAGGATGACATCGAGGTCATTGGCGAATGCGGTGACGGCATCCAGGTGCTTGAATTCTGCAACGGCAACAAGCCGGATATCGTACTGATGGATATCAATATGCCGATTGAGAACGGCGTGGAGGCTACGCAAAAGCTCCGTGAAATGTTCCCGGATGTCAAAGTGATAATCCTCTCGATTCATGACGATGAAAGCTATGTGTTTGAGACGCTGCGCAAGGGGGCGAACGGATACCTGCTGAAGGATATGGAAGCCGAGTCGCTGATTAATGCGATCCGTTCTGTATGTGAGGGGCATGCTTTTATCCATCCGAAGGTGACCGGCAAGCTGATTAATCAGCTGCGGCGCATGACGTACCTTAACGAGACTGGCGCTATGGCCGAGACGGCCGTGAAGGAAGCCGGTGTCAAATTCGTTGCAGGCGACAACAATCCGCTGACCCGCCGCGAGGCAGAGGTGCTGCGCTTGATGGCAGAGGGCAAGAGCAACAAGATGATCGGGGAGTATCTGTTTATCAGTGAGAAGACGGTCAAAAACCATGTCAGCAGTATTCTGCAAAAGATGGAAGTGGATGACCGCACGCAGGCTGTAATTAATTCTATCAAATATGGCTGGGTAACTTTATAG
- a CDS encoding TIGR03826 family flagellar region protein: MNVDNCPRCGRLYVKNLMNLCQPCIKELEHEYEICVEYLRKNRGTNIQELSDATDISIKEITRFIREGRISIANAPNMMYPCEVCGTLIRDGHMCDSCRSRLTKDLANAAKESADTSASKKAQDGAYRAVDKFRN, encoded by the coding sequence ATGAATGTAGACAATTGTCCGAGATGCGGCCGGTTATATGTCAAGAACCTGATGAACCTGTGCCAGCCCTGCATCAAAGAATTAGAGCATGAGTATGAAATCTGTGTAGAATACTTACGCAAAAATAGAGGCACCAACATACAGGAGCTGTCCGATGCCACCGATATTTCCATCAAGGAAATTACACGTTTTATCCGGGAGGGCCGGATTTCCATAGCCAACGCACCCAATATGATGTACCCTTGCGAGGTATGCGGAACCCTGATCCGGGACGGGCATATGTGCGACAGCTGCCGCAGCCGTCTGACCAAAGATCTTGCCAATGCGGCCAAGGAAAGTGCAGACACAAGCGCTTCCAAGAAGGCTCAAGATGGCGCTTACCGCGCGGTGGACAAGTTCCGCAACTAA
- the flgL gene encoding flagellar hook-associated protein FlgL, with product MIRVTSNMMSSQLLLNLNRNARTMNETQLQLASGRKINKPSDDPVGITYSLRYRAELSSNEQYTKNVDSALSWLDYNDTVLGQTGDVVQRLRELTVQASTGSNPQSALDSIDEEVMQLKEQLVDISNSKLNGKYIFNGEQYTTKPYDFAKGADGSYDTTKAITTDPGQIQYIVGEGVQLPINMTGNDVFGQTGEADNLFSIINNLSSALKSGDLTGISSQIDKIDTRNDSILSARAEIGAKTNRVELMQDRLSDLNINLTDLQAKTEDADYEGLIMQSKIQENIYNASLSVGAKIISTTLVDFIR from the coding sequence ATGATCAGAGTCACCTCCAATATGATGAGCTCACAGCTGCTGCTTAACTTGAACCGCAATGCACGTACCATGAACGAGACCCAGCTCCAGCTGGCCAGCGGCCGCAAAATCAACAAGCCCTCCGACGACCCGGTAGGCATCACCTATTCCCTCCGCTACCGCGCCGAGCTGTCTTCCAACGAGCAGTACACGAAGAACGTGGATAGCGCGCTGTCCTGGCTGGATTATAATGATACGGTGTTGGGCCAGACGGGGGATGTTGTTCAACGTTTGCGGGAGCTTACTGTACAGGCTTCTACCGGCAGTAATCCTCAATCTGCTCTTGACAGTATTGATGAAGAAGTGATGCAGCTCAAAGAACAGCTGGTGGATATTTCAAATAGCAAACTAAATGGGAAGTATATTTTCAATGGTGAGCAATATACTACTAAGCCTTATGATTTTGCTAAAGGTGCTGATGGTTCTTATGACACTACCAAAGCAATCACGACAGATCCCGGACAAATTCAGTATATTGTAGGAGAAGGCGTGCAATTGCCGATTAATATGACTGGAAATGATGTTTTCGGTCAAACTGGAGAAGCGGATAATCTGTTTTCTATTATTAACAATCTATCATCTGCACTTAAGTCAGGTGATCTGACAGGGATTTCTAGCCAGATTGATAAGATTGATACTCGTAATGATTCAATATTATCTGCACGAGCTGAGATTGGAGCCAAGACTAACCGTGTGGAATTAATGCAAGATCGCTTGAGTGATCTTAATATTAACCTTACTGATTTACAGGCTAAGACAGAGGATGCTGATTACGAAGGACTAATTATGCAGTCGAAAATTCAAGAAAATATTTATAATGCATCTCTTTCTGTGGGGGCAAAGATTATCTCTACGACTCTAGTGGACTTCATTAGATAA